The Paenibacillus pabuli DNA segment TGTTGGATTAAGATCCCGTGAGGGTCTTTTAGCAAGGCCCCTTTGTGAAACAGCAGGGCACAATACTCCTTAAAACCGTGGATCAGAACGATATTTTTCCCGTCCAAAGTGTAGCAGGGATGCATCCACTTAAAGTCTTCAGTCAGCCCGCAATCAAGAACAATCTCTCGCAACAACCCGAATTCTTCTTTCCAAGTCTTGAGCTTGTTGAAATAAGGATCAATTTTTGTATTTCTTTCACCTTGTAACATCGAAACTCCCCCTTTAATTAAACCAAAACTTTCTCAAGCTCATCGCACCATTTACTCCAGCCATACTTGGCCCCGGCCAGTGCTTGAGGGTTGGAAATTCCGGTCTGTTCAAGATGAAGGTTTACCTTACCGTTTCCTAAGTCTTGTAAGGTCCAGGTGACCGTGTGCTTCTCACCACTTTCCCAAGTATAGGACAATCGATACGGTTCTTCCACGATCAGGACTTCTCCTTCAATAATGCCGTTCCAGTAATCCGTAGCTTGTGTGCGAAATTGAAAACGATGCCCAACGACTGGTTTGAAATCATTATCCATTCCTTGACCGGTGTGAATGTTGGCCACCCACTTGGCAAGCTTGCTTGAATCGGTTAAAGCTGACCAGAGTTTCTCGACAGTCGTCGTGTATTGATAATCGAGTTCTAATGTTAAACTCATTCTTCTTCCTCCTTTAATAATTGGTCCAAGCGCATCATATTTATACTCCAGAACTTGCTGTAAAAAGCCACCCAATCTTGAACTTCTTTTAATGGTGCAGCATTTAGTCTGTACCTCGTTTCCCTGCCGACTTTTCGGTCAACAACCAGATTCGCCTCTTTAAGAATGGTTAAATGCTTGGATACCGCTGTCCGGCCCATTTCAAACTGTGACGTCAGCTCATGAAGCGGTACCTCCTCTGCCTCTGTTAACAGCTGCATCAGTTGGCGCCGGGTTGGATCTGCAATGGCATCGAATACATCGCGAAATCTGAGGTTCTCACTCACACCACTTCCCTCCAATCTGCTGTATCAGAACATGGATGATACGGAGGATTTGTTTGTTTTTTATGTGACTCCTTATATGTTGTGATATGTTCTAATCAGACACCATTTGGTGTCGAATTGATTATATGACACCAATTGGTGTCATGTCAACAGCGTTTTAAACGTTTGCCTTTTAACATTTCATCCTATAATTATTGCTATATTCCCAGTAAAAAAACACCTCTTACGAGGTGTAGTGGCTGTATATTTACTAATTGGTGATGCTAAAAGATAGTTGTTTTATTCTACTGGCATGCGTAATGCCTCTTTCTCATAGGATTGAAATGCATCTTCCAAACCCATAATGACATCCTTAATCTTCATATATCCCTTGGTATACGGCTCCGAATCACGGATTTCTTCCCACATATAGTGATACTGTTTGATATTTTCGGTCTCACATACCACAAAATCAGTGTAGTCTTTGCCTGGCAAAGCCTC contains these protein-coding regions:
- a CDS encoding darcynin family protein — translated: MRQMMIVLLEFYPSWLALPREERRNYAASLQEIINKYSPEISVRFFDAEALPGKDYTDFVVCETENIKQYHYMWEEIRDSEPYTKGYMKIKDVIMGLEDAFQSYEKEALRMPVE
- a CDS encoding SRPBCC family protein produces the protein MSLTLELDYQYTTTVEKLWSALTDSSKLAKWVANIHTGQGMDNDFKPVVGHRFQFRTQATDYWNGIIEGEVLIVEEPYRLSYTWESGEKHTVTWTLQDLGNGKVNLHLEQTGISNPQALAGAKYGWSKWCDELEKVLV
- a CDS encoding ArsR/SmtB family transcription factor; the encoded protein is MSENLRFRDVFDAIADPTRRQLMQLLTEAEEVPLHELTSQFEMGRTAVSKHLTILKEANLVVDRKVGRETRYRLNAAPLKEVQDWVAFYSKFWSINMMRLDQLLKEEEE